The window AAAGAACCTAATCCAGAATACAATAAATGAAAGAAGAAGATGTAGTTCTAGCTGCTCTTCCTCAGGCAGATGGAAAATCAAAATTAAGACCGATATTACTTCTTCGGCAGCTTCCTCAACCATACAATGATTTTCTTGTTTGTGGCATAAGTACTCAAATCCATCAATTAATTAAGGACTTCGACGAACTTATTTTAGAAAAAGATAATGATTTTAATGATAGTGGAATAATTAAAGAATCTGTTATTCGGTTAAGCTTTCTGGCAGTTGCTCCAATCAATTTGATCGCAGGAAAGATTGGCAGAATTTATGAAACTCGTCATAAAATATTATTAAAAAGATTGAGTGATTATCTTGTTAAGGATATTTAAACAAATTTTTTCTTACACAACATACTCTTACCAACAAATTCTTTTTACTATTTTTAAAAAATATCATCCACATAAAAATATTTTTTATTACCGCGTGTGTTAACGAGCACATTCCCGAAACAAGTTCGTGGCAGCCCCATTCTTTCTCATAACAAATGAAGGACTTGTTGGCATTCATATCTTTACATTTTATATTCTATCAGAACATTTTATGCCAAGTTATGATTGATAATAAATTCTCTCTCTTTTTAAGAGAGATTTAGAGAGTTCCCTAAAAATTCGCTTAATAAAAATGATGTGGTACAATATAATATTATCATTATGCCAAAAATAAAATCAAACTTAGTTGAAGTTCACATTTTTCGAGTTGTGAAAAATGATATCGAATTTTTATTATTAAAACGTGCGAAACATGATTCATACCCAAATATCTGGCAGATGGTGAGTGGTCAGATCAGAAAAGGAGAGTCTGCAGTGCAAGCGGGAATGCGTGAAGTGCTGGAAGAAACTGGTTTAATCGCTGAAAAACTTTTTGTTGTACCACTTGTAAATTCAATATTCTTACCGGAAAAGGATGAAATAATAATCGTTCCGGTTTTAAGCTGCGTGGTTTCAAAAAAATTAAAAGTAATTATTTCAGCAGAGCATAGTGAGTTCAAATGGGTCAATCTAAAGTTAGCTAAAAGAATGCTTGCTTGGCCCGGACAGAAAAAAGCCGCGAAGTTAATAGCAGATTATTGGAATAAAGAAAAGGAATCGATTAAATTTGTATCACTTGAAAATATAAAAACTTAAGAGGTTTATTTTGTCTTTATTAGTTGTAGGTTCTCTCGGTCTCGATGATATCGAAACACCATTCGCAAAAGTTGAAAACGCTGTCGGTGGTTCCGCAGTTTACATTTCACTAGCAGCAAGTTACTTCTCTCCAATAACAAATCTTGTTGGTGTCGTGGGAGAAGATTTCCCACAAGATTATCTTCAGATGATGCGAGAAAGGAATATCGATCTTGACGGACTTCAAATCATCGAGAATGGAAAGACTTTTAG is drawn from Ignavibacteria bacterium and contains these coding sequences:
- a CDS encoding transcriptional regulator — protein: MKEEDVVLAALPQADGKSKLRPILLLRQLPQPYNDFLVCGISTQIHQLIKDFDELILEKDNDFNDSGIIKESVIRLSFLAVAPINLIAGKIGRIYETRHKILLKRLSDYLVKDI
- a CDS encoding NUDIX domain-containing protein, which encodes MPKIKSNLVEVHIFRVVKNDIEFLLLKRAKHDSYPNIWQMVSGQIRKGESAVQAGMREVLEETGLIAEKLFVVPLVNSIFLPEKDEIIIVPVLSCVVSKKLKVIISAEHSEFKWVNLKLAKRMLAWPGQKKAAKLIADYWNKEKESIKFVSLENIKT